The sequence GTTCTTCCAggcagcggcggcggcaccTGCGGACAACAAAACAAAGTGAGAGCTGAgcagcccagcgctgccctGGCATGCAGGTGGCTGCCAATGCCAATGCCTACTGCCAGCCATGTGCCCCATGGTGGGCACACCACAGCGTCCAGGgaagggtggaaaaaaatcccagcactACCCAGAGTGCCGGCTTAACGTCAGCCATTAGGAAAAGTCAAAAGCCCATTTAAAGGGTCTGAAAAGTATTGCGAATTCCACTACAGCACGCTTGCATTGCATGCTGCTTCCACTAGGATATTGTTTGTTTGCAAATACCTTTACGGGattctgctgcagagcactttTAATGCAGAGCAGTTTTAATACAGAGCGCCACTGCTCACACTGCAGTGCTCCAACTCATGGCTGGGATCTGACTGAGATAGGAGCCTGGAGCTGGTTACCTGCTGGGGATTCCCAGTGTTTACTGGGCAACCGAGCAGTAATGCCTGTGCCCTCACAGGCATTTCTGTACATGCTTGCAAGCATCCAGCTTCCCCTGATTATCCTGGTAGTTTTGGGGATGTATTGGCCAGTGCATCCCTCAGAGATGTGGGACCTGGAGGTGAGAGCATCCTGTGAGCCCTACCAGGCCAGTTCAGAGTATTCCTTATGTGCCAGAGTGGGAGACAGCCCCATGGAGGGAACCCCGCTCCGATCTCAGCAAAATCAGCCACTGAAGTGCCCCAAGCCCAGCTGAAAGAGGCAGAAATGTGCCCCAGAGTAGTAAATATTCCCAGGTTATTCCATTGTTTATGAACAACGTCAAAGGCCAGATTACATCCCAGGTTTTGCAGCAGGGTATTAACTGGCTGTCTTCTGTGCCCCTATCTGAAAAGGAAATCTGTGCTGATTTATTGCCTCTCCCCGCCGTGCTGCCCTGCGACAGACCCAGTTGTACAAGCTTGACTTGAGGGCTAAAGGACACACAGCTGGGCCCCGTGTCAGGGCTTCCCACATCAGGGAAGGTATGGTTTCCCTCCTCTTTACTCTGCCAGAAAAGCAAGCCTTCACTAGGAGCAGATTTTCACTCTAGCTATGTATTTATTATGTTAGAGAACAGTTATGCAGGACAAAAGTGGCTGCTATTACATTTATCTTAGTTTACTCTTTGTTTCAGTTATATCTGTCCAAATTCTGCATTAGGAGAGCTGGAATATAATTGCAGGTGCCCCTCCGACCCCTGTTACCCACATGGGTAAGGTGAGCATCGTCCCCATGCCTCCCTTCCTGAGGCTCCACTCGGGTTATTCCCAGGCCAAAGGCTCTGGGCAGATCCCGGATCCACAGAAATCAAGGCAAAGAGTTACAGCAAGCCAGACCGGCCCTAGCACAGTGCCCGAACTGCTAAATTAAAGGGACTTGCTCAGGCACCTCAGTGGTGATGTATATTTTTCCTGCTGGGTTCACCTCTGCACCAGCACCTCAacagcccccctcccctccccgccccccccaagCCCCAGAGGTGCTACATGCAAGTACAACTcatgttttcctgctgctgaaagcGTGCCAGTGTGCACTGGGTGTATACCCTGCGCTTCTGGTGGCACGCTGGGAAGCTGGGGAGAGCCATACTCACGGGTGTCGAGAAGGCCAAGCTGAGCAGACACAGGCACATGAGGGCTGTTTGCATCTTGGACAGTTCCTGCTAGCAGAAAGTGAAGTGCCACTGGAGTTCGCCTTCCTGGGACTTGCGGTCCCTAACGGTCCCTGTCAGCAGCAACACAAAAGCTCCTGCTGTCCCAAAGCCCCCATGGCAGTGGGGCTATCCAGCAAccctggctgtccccagccttTGAGGTGGCCCTTGGCATCACTCTGCCTTTCTGCACTCCTTGCAGCAAAGGCGATGCTCTCACCGTGAGCATATGGCAGCAAGGTAAGGACACATACCCAGCCAGCAGCATTCTAACACCAGGTATTAAAGCTTCTTAACTCTGTCAAAGCAGCTTATTTGCAGTAAATGACCACCAAAACCGCTGCAGGCTAAGCCATGCAGTTGTAAGCCCGAACTGAGGAACGCACATGCCGTTTTCAGTAGCACTGCTAAATGGCAGGAGACAATAGCTCTGTTGGCTAACAGTTCTCATCTCACCCGTCCACTCTGGCTTGGGCTCGCAGGTCCAGCCTGGAGACTATATTCAGCCATGCAAGCGTTGGTACAGAAAACATTGGAGGGAAATTCATGCACGAGGAGCAGCAGTACGAAGCAACAGAGGCCCCAGAGAGCGCGACGCAGAGACGTGCGCAGCCAAGGCTCAGGCCGTCACCCCGTCCCCACCGCAGCTTGCCCAGTGTGAAAGCAGGAGATGCCCTGctcagggagagcagagccaAAGGGCTGGGAAGAGATAGGACAGGCAAACTAGGTAAGAGGGTTACCTGTCGCTGTCGGAAGCAGGTCCCAGCAGCAGACCGTGGAGGCTGTGCCCACTTTGCTGAAATTTAAAGTTGGCCCCAGGCGCGTGGAGCCAATCAGCTCCTGCCCAGGGACATTTgtcagggctggcagcacccgCAGATAACCAGGGGGAGTAATTTCCagctaaaaatgtgtttgtggtGGAAGTCAGCTATCAAATGTTCCACCTGGCTGGATAAACAGAAAGCATGGTTTATAAATATCTGTTTTGAAGGCGAAATTGCTCGATGATTAGCGCAGATCTTAAGGTGGCACACATCCAGCCCAGTTATTGATAagagggggtgcagggggtcaCGCGTGCTCACCGTGACCAACATGGGAAAGTcggcagggctgcagagagggAAGGGCAATACACTGAGCCCAGCCTGGTCGTGGCCACCACCATAGGGCGGCACTGGCCAAgctgagagctgctgccacaCCGTAACTTCTGGCACTTGCTTTGTGGGTTTCAACCTCAGCCCTCACCGAACAAGTGCAAAATACAAGTGTagtaaaaaaagagaggaaaaaaaaaaggatttttttcatgcactGCTTGCACAGGTCCCTTCGAGCCCACTTTTGCTGCGGGAAGGTGCTACGAGGATGTGCATGACGTACATactctcctcctgccctcttCTAGCTTTGGTGGTATTGCTGGTCACCTATGCACATGGCCGGGGGGGGTGTCCCCCTCCTGCGGCCAGCCTGGCTCAGCCACTCCCTGTGGTGACAGTGACAAATGCTCCCATTCCACCCACCACCCCGTCCCGACCCAAACCCTGGGAGCAGGCACGACCATGCCTTAACACCAGAAATGCTTAAACCATCAGGAACCAGTCTCAGGTGGGAACAAATCTCGGAGCCAGGAGGAAACTtgccctttcccccttcccagggTGCCAGAGCCAGATGCTGCCTGTGGGTCTCAGAGCAGCCAGCTGGTGCACCCTGGTTCAgggaggcagagccctggccGGGTGCCTGGGGGGGCTGACGCACGTGAGACTGGGCTGCACACCCTGTGGGAGCGAGACCCAGCCCCTGGCAGTGCCAGGGCCCTTTGTCTGTACTGGTTCCCTGACGTCTTTGGGCACCCCCTGGGGATACAGATGATGGGGCTCTTGTGTCCTCCCTGCTGGTCACGAGCACGTGCCAGTGCCACCAGAGGGATTTGGCCCTGGGGTGCccaccctgcaggcagcacccccTACCACCCCATCAGCTGCAGCTCGACTTTGGCACACAGAGGTGGTTTTGTACAGCGGCCGGAAGCTTCCTGCTGCGAGaatagaaatttattttgcagttggACCTATATCAGGAGCTGAACACGGGTTTCCTTTCCAGGAATGTGAGGACAGCACAGTACCTACCGTAACCCATGCGTGAGGAACATCACTTTGCATAAATGGGGGCACCTTCCCAGAACTCAGCAGGATTTGgtccttccccatccctggtgCTGACCCCCAATTGCCCAGGGCCATGCTCCCGTGGGGACGTGACTCTGGGCATGGATCCTGAGGACTGCAAGCCAGGCATTCCCATCTCTGGTGCAGAAGGTGAGTTGGCACGCTGCTGTCACTGCGACAGCCCTACCTTGCCCTGGAAATAAGGCCATGTGGCTGGGAGAGATGTGGACCATTTTGGGCTGCAGCATTGGTGTCTGAAAAATGTCTGAGGTGCCCAGCCTCAGTGGGACCCATATTCCTGGTGCAgggatgcagaagaaaagctgtcatTACAAGGGTGTACATCTGCAGCTAGCGatgcatggaaagaaaaatcaatgcctctataattattactgttttctggTGCGTGGTCAGGCCACGGGAAACATGCTACTGAGGAGTGGAAGATGTGGTAAAGTTATTGCCACCCGCATATTGCAAATTCACGTCAACTCTAATGTCAAATTAGCAGTGACCCTAAAAATGCCCTTCCATTTTTCAGGGGACGCTACAGGGGCTTTCCTAGTTAGCTTTTCTGTTCCTCCCTCCTTTTGTGTGCATCTGAGCTGGAATAAAGAAATGTAACCCTGAGTAGCACGAGTACCTGTAGCCCCTCAGCCCACCAAGCAGCATGCTGCCCTGCTGATCCCAGCACATTCAGTAGCAAACCTTTCATCACCAGCGAGCTCAGTTCGgttgctttatttcatttcactttgtGAGATACAAAAAAGAAGCCTGGGACAGAGCTGGTGCGCCCTGCAAGCCATCTGGTGTCTCCTCTGGTatgcaggggctgcagggagccttTGGATGCATGTTCCTGAGTGGGATGGGGCAGATGGGGGGCACCACAGGGGCTGTCCCGCTGGCCGCTCACTGGCTGTAGTAGTAATCCTGCCCGTACACATCATAGCCATGCCCCTTGTAGTAGCCGTACTCGTCCTCGTAGGCCCGGTAGCTGTCCCCACGGGTGTACTCATCCTGCTCTCCATAGATGCCGTCAGTGGTGCCTTCGTCCCCCCGACCATGGCCCCCAGCTGTCACATCATACTCCCACTGCTCCCCAGCTGTGGTGGCATCTGTGGGTCCCCCATCTCCCGTGGTCGTTGCCTGGGACAGCCTCTCTTCATCAGTGGTGCTGGCAATGGTGGTGGCTTCggtttcttcctcttcttcctcctcttcctcctcttcttcttcttcctcctcctcctcctcctcagccacACCAGTACCCTCCTCAACCACTGCAGTGCCATTGCCAGGAGATCCATCTGCCCCCTCCGTGGTGTTAGTGCTTGTGCCATTAACACCATTCTCGTACTCagcttcttcttcttcctcctcctcctcctcattctCGTCActgtcttcattttcagagtCACCCCCCTTACCACCAGCACTGTCCTTGCCCCCCTTCAGAGGCCCTTGGCAGCCCTTGCCCTGGCAGGGGGAAAATAACACAGCATTAGCTCGGTGTTAGGGGGTGGCAGCTTTTCGGTGATGTGGCATGGGGAAGGTGTGTGCACAGCCGAGCATCCCCCCAGCACCTTGCATGGCAAGGCTGCCTTTTTGGGGtgccccttcccaccctcccacTGGGCTAATGACCAGAGCTTTGCCCAGCTGGGGGCACCTTGCACAGCAGAACTTCAAACAGAAATGGGACGCAGAGCATGCCATGGGTGCAAGCAACCATGCAGTGAGCATACatgccctccctcctccatgGGTGCTCCCCTCCAACCCCCCAAACCACACCTGCTGGGGGGATGTGATGtctcctcccagcccaccctggctgcccccaggggctgctccagTGGGGTGGCCAGCTGCCTCGGTGCCAGCATGCGATGCCTCCTGCAGGGACAGGACAGGGCAGGTGGTCAGCAGCAGAAGTGGAGGGCAACCCTCCCAGCAACGAAAGGGGCACGCAACATCCCCAGACGGCATTTGAGCACTGCTCCAAATCTCCTGCTTTCCCACGGGTCTCGCCCCAGGCTGAAAttgagaagctgcagcagggcagcctgaGCCATGCAATTAAGTGGTGGTGGCTGGAGTCGGGTGTTCCCATTCTGGCTACACATTTTGCTTTACAAAGCATCTAAAGATTTGCGTTTGAAGTTTCCTCTCCCAGTTTccaagaaacaaagcaagccaCAGGCGCACTGCATGCGAACACACCATGCAGCAGGTGTAGACAGCTGGTGAGAGCGTGACAGCTCAAAGCCAGTCCTGAGCCCAAAGCCCACCAGCAATGAGCCATCAACACTGCCTGGCCCCAGAGACCGTGCAGCACAGCGGGTCTCTCAGCAGGGTGCGTGGCAGCCCACGCAGTTATAAAAAGGCAATGAATAGGCCAAAtgccagcagagcctggagcaACCACTGAAGAACTGGTGGGGCAGCTCACTGTGTCCCTAGCCTGGGAGAAGCACCTTGCCACCAGCAGATGAACCTAGCTGGGGCAGGGAGACAGAGGGTTGCTActgtccctgccctgggcaaTCCCTGCAGCTCATGCACCAAGACCAAGGATGGTCACCCTGGCATTTTGGGCCAACTTCAGACACTTAAAATATAGGTGCAACTGATGCCAGAGAAAACCCAGGCTGTTTTTCCTCTCCGCTGCAGAAACCATCAAATTACACGGTGCAGCTGGCTGTGCCGATGGGAGCAGTGCCCCCCATCTAGCAGCCAGTACCATGGTGCTCTTTACATACCTACAACTGACCTTGGGGCCTTTAATCATGATTTATCTTGCTGACCACCCCCTGCCCATGAAGGCACGCAGCGTCCCTGCCTGAGAACCACCACTGCTCTGGTgcccttgaaacaaaaggggcacccccaaacagcagctgcattcCTGCATATCACTTAATTTCTTCCTCAGGAACGAAATTCCCCCTTTGGCTGTCTCATCCCACTACTCAGTTATCCCTAGTGATTGCAGTGGTAGGGGAGAGCAACAGGCAGAAAGGGGCAAATTGCAGGGAGATGCCAGGTCTGGGGGACAGGGGCCACCCCgtgctgcaccccagccccaggtgggCCTCCAAAGGGGGTTTTAAGACCAGATGCCCAGGCTTATACCCCTGTTAAAAAAGATCCCTGAAATTAGCAttcagttcattaaaaaaaagaaaaagaaagaaagaaaaaaaaagagagacgTGATTAGACCTGACACATAGGTTTCCAAGCATGCTGTATCCCTGTCTGAAAGCACCTGTGT comes from Falco naumanni isolate bFalNau1 chromosome 1, bFalNau1.pat, whole genome shotgun sequence and encodes:
- the LOC121082669 gene encoding bone sialoprotein 2 isoform X1, with amino-acid sequence MRTALVFACLVGMACAFSVKSWLRRAKSDDSEENAVFKNKHRYYLYRYAYVHPPQRWYQGSDSSEEEGDGSEDEEEGGEASHAGTEAAGHPTGAAPGGSQGGLGGDITSPQQGKGCQGPLKGGKDSAGGKGGDSENEDSDENEEEEEEEEEAEYENGVNGTSTNTTEGADGSPGNGTAVVEEGTGVAEEEEEEEEEEEEEEEEEEEETEATTIASTTDEERLSQATTTGDGGPTDATTAGEQWEYDVTAGGHGRGDEGTTDGIYGEQDEYTRGDSYRAYEDEYGYYKGHGYDVYGQDYYYSQ
- the LOC121082669 gene encoding bone sialoprotein 2 isoform X2 yields the protein MRTALVFACLVGMACAFSVKSWLRRAKSDDSEENAVFKNKHRYYLYRYAYVHPPQRWYQGSDSSEEEGDGSEDEEEGGGKGCQGPLKGGKDSAGGKGGDSENEDSDENEEEEEEEEEAEYENGVNGTSTNTTEGADGSPGNGTAVVEEGTGVAEEEEEEEEEEEEEEEEEEEETEATTIASTTDEERLSQATTTGDGGPTDATTAGEQWEYDVTAGGHGRGDEGTTDGIYGEQDEYTRGDSYRAYEDEYGYYKGHGYDVYGQDYYYSQ